A window of the Pseudomonas sp. B21_DOA genome harbors these coding sequences:
- a CDS encoding organic hydroperoxide resistance protein yields MQTLYTAIATSTGGRDGRAISSDNVLDVKLATPKELGGAGGAATNPEQLFAAGYSACFIGALKFVASQTKRKIPDDASITAHVGIGQIPGGFGLDIDLHISLPGLEQADAQSLVDAAHQVCPYSNATRGNVDVRLHVTV; encoded by the coding sequence ATGCAAACTCTCTACACCGCAATCGCAACTTCCACTGGCGGCCGTGACGGTCGTGCAATCTCTAGCGACAACGTACTCGACGTCAAACTGGCCACCCCGAAAGAACTCGGCGGTGCTGGCGGCGCGGCGACCAACCCTGAGCAACTGTTCGCTGCCGGTTACTCGGCCTGCTTCATCGGCGCACTGAAATTCGTAGCCAGCCAGACCAAGCGCAAGATTCCTGACGACGCGTCGATTACCGCCCATGTCGGCATCGGCCAGATCCCTGGCGGTTTCGGTCTGGACATCGATTTGCACATCAGCCTGCCGGGTCTGGAACAAGCTGACGCGCAGTCGCTGGTCGACGCCGCTCACCAGGTCTGCCCGTACTCCAACGCCACCCGTGGCAACGTCGATGTGCGCCTGCACGTAACCGTGTAA
- the htpX gene encoding protease HtpX has protein sequence MMRILLFLATNLAVVLIASITLSLFGFNGFMAANGVDLDLSQLLVFCAVFGFAGSLFSLFISKWMAKMSTGTQIISQPRTRHEQWLLQTVEQLSREAGIKMPEVGIFPAYEANAFATGWNKNDALVAVSQGLLERFSPDEVKAVLAHEIGHVANGDMVTLALIQGVVNTFVMFFARIIGNFVDKVIFKNEEGQGIAYYVATIFAELVLGILASAIVMWFSRKREFRADEAGARLAGTSAMIGALQRLRAEQGLPVHMPDTLNAFGINGGIKQGFARMFMSHPPLEERIDALRRRG, from the coding sequence ATGATGCGCATCCTGCTGTTTTTGGCCACTAACCTGGCGGTCGTGCTGATAGCCAGCATCACCCTGAGCCTGTTCGGCTTCAACGGGTTCATGGCGGCCAACGGGGTCGACCTCGACCTCAGTCAGCTGCTGGTTTTCTGTGCGGTCTTTGGTTTCGCCGGCTCGTTGTTCTCGCTGTTCATCTCCAAGTGGATGGCCAAGATGAGCACCGGCACGCAAATCATCAGCCAGCCACGCACCCGTCATGAGCAATGGCTGCTGCAAACGGTCGAGCAACTGTCGCGCGAAGCCGGGATCAAGATGCCTGAGGTCGGGATTTTCCCGGCCTACGAAGCGAATGCCTTCGCTACCGGCTGGAACAAGAACGACGCGCTGGTCGCGGTCAGCCAAGGCCTGCTCGAGCGTTTCTCGCCCGATGAGGTGAAAGCCGTACTGGCTCACGAAATCGGTCACGTAGCCAACGGTGACATGGTGACGCTGGCGCTGATCCAGGGCGTGGTGAACACCTTTGTGATGTTCTTCGCGCGGATCATCGGCAACTTCGTCGACAAGGTCATCTTCAAGAACGAAGAAGGCCAGGGCATCGCCTATTACGTGGCGACCATCTTCGCCGAACTGGTGCTGGGCATCCTCGCCAGCGCAATCGTCATGTGGTTCTCGCGCAAGCGCGAATTCCGCGCCGACGAAGCCGGCGCCCGCCTGGCCGGTACCAGCGCGATGATCGGCGCACTGCAACGTCTGCGTGCCGAACAGGGCCTGCCGGTGCACATGCCCGACACCCTGAACGCCTTCGGCATCAACGGTGGCATCAAGCAGGGCTTCGCCCGCATGTTCATGAGCCACCCGCCGCTGGAAGAGCGTATTGACGCACTGCGTCGTCGCGGTTGA
- a CDS encoding alpha/beta hydrolase, whose amino-acid sequence MNTFSKVLTGTLLALSVHSAFAGDVEHNTQAFLDALNSGSGKPIEQLSPKDARAVLVGAQSGVKLTLPKADVSEKTVQVDGQPLSLTIVRPAGVKGELPVFMFFHGGGWVLGDFPTHERLVRDLVVGSGAAAVFVNYTPSPEAHYPVAINQAYAATKWVAEHGKEINVDGKRLAVAGNSVGGNMAAVVALMAKDKGTPAIKFQVLLWPVTDANFDTGSYNQYAEGHFLTRNMMKWFWDNYTTDAKQRNEIYASPLRATTAQLKGLPPALVQTASADVLRDEGEAYARKLDEAGVPVTSVRYNGMIHDYGLLNVVSQVPAVRSAMLQASEELKQHLK is encoded by the coding sequence ATGAACACTTTCAGCAAAGTCTTGACCGGTACCCTTCTCGCCCTGTCGGTACACAGCGCTTTTGCCGGTGATGTCGAACACAACACCCAGGCATTTCTCGATGCGCTGAATTCAGGCAGCGGCAAGCCGATTGAGCAGTTGTCGCCCAAGGATGCCCGCGCCGTGCTGGTCGGCGCGCAGTCCGGGGTCAAACTGACGCTGCCCAAAGCCGATGTCAGCGAGAAAACGGTGCAGGTCGATGGTCAACCGCTGAGCCTGACCATTGTCCGGCCGGCCGGGGTCAAGGGTGAGCTGCCGGTGTTCATGTTCTTCCACGGCGGCGGCTGGGTGCTGGGGGACTTCCCGACTCACGAACGTCTGGTGCGCGATCTCGTGGTCGGTTCGGGAGCGGCGGCGGTGTTCGTCAATTACACCCCTTCACCGGAAGCGCATTACCCGGTGGCGATCAACCAGGCCTACGCTGCGACCAAGTGGGTGGCGGAACATGGTAAAGAGATCAATGTCGACGGCAAGCGCCTGGCCGTGGCCGGCAACAGCGTCGGCGGCAACATGGCCGCAGTGGTTGCGCTGATGGCCAAGGACAAGGGCACCCCGGCGATCAAATTCCAGGTGCTGCTGTGGCCGGTGACCGATGCCAACTTCGACACCGGTTCGTACAACCAGTACGCCGAAGGGCACTTCCTCACCCGCAACATGATGAAGTGGTTCTGGGACAACTACACCACCGACGCCAAACAGCGCAACGAGATCTACGCTTCACCGCTGCGCGCTACTACCGCACAGCTCAAAGGGCTGCCGCCTGCACTGGTGCAGACTGCCAGCGCCGACGTGCTGCGTGATGAAGGTGAAGCTTACGCACGCAAACTCGACGAGGCCGGGGTTCCGGTAACGTCGGTGCGCTACAACGGCATGATTCACGATTACGGTTTGCTCAACGTGGTCAGCCAGGTACCGGCGGTGCGTTCGGCGATGTTGCAGGCGTCTGAAGAACTGAAGCAACACTTGAAGTAA
- a CDS encoding MarR family transcriptional regulator, with the protein MNQPGDSLKLDSQLCFKLYAASRAVIRAYKPMLDQLGLTYPQYLAMLVLWEWQDAAPEQPTVKALGERLALDSGTLTPLLKRLEQIDLVQRRRSARDEREVHLSLTSAGRALREQVGPLKARLLCDSGVDLDRLNDLRAGLDHLLGQIKALS; encoded by the coding sequence ATGAACCAGCCGGGTGACTCGCTGAAGCTCGACAGCCAGTTGTGCTTCAAGCTGTACGCGGCCTCACGGGCGGTGATTCGCGCCTACAAGCCGATGCTCGATCAGTTGGGCCTGACGTACCCGCAGTACCTGGCGATGCTGGTGCTGTGGGAATGGCAGGATGCTGCGCCGGAGCAACCGACGGTCAAGGCCTTGGGCGAGCGTCTGGCGCTGGACTCGGGCACGTTGACGCCGTTGCTCAAGCGTCTGGAGCAGATTGATCTGGTCCAGCGCCGACGTTCGGCACGTGATGAACGCGAGGTTCATTTGAGCCTGACGTCTGCCGGACGGGCGTTGCGTGAGCAGGTCGGGCCGCTGAAAGCGCGGCTGCTGTGCGACAGCGGCGTTGATCTCGACCGGCTCAACGACTTGCGCGCCGGCCTTGATCACTTGCTCGGGCAGATCAAAGCGCTGTCGTAG
- a CDS encoding glutathione peroxidase, protein MSDNLLNIPCITIKGEQKTLADYAGKAVLVVNTASKCGFTPQYKGLEELWQTYKDQGLVVLGFPCNQFGKQEPGNEGAISEFCELNFGVSFPLFKKIDVNGADAHPLFVQLKKRAPGVLGSQGIKWNFTKFLIGKDGQMVKRFAPTTKPQDLSGEIEALLK, encoded by the coding sequence ATGAGCGACAACCTGCTGAATATCCCTTGCATCACCATCAAAGGTGAGCAAAAAACCTTGGCTGACTACGCCGGCAAAGCCGTGTTGGTGGTCAACACGGCGAGCAAGTGTGGCTTCACTCCGCAATACAAGGGCCTCGAAGAGCTCTGGCAGACCTACAAGGACCAAGGGCTGGTGGTGCTGGGCTTTCCTTGCAACCAGTTCGGCAAGCAGGAACCGGGCAACGAGGGCGCCATCAGCGAGTTCTGCGAATTGAATTTCGGCGTCAGCTTCCCGCTGTTCAAAAAGATAGACGTCAACGGCGCCGATGCTCATCCGCTGTTCGTGCAGTTGAAGAAACGCGCTCCCGGCGTGCTCGGTTCGCAAGGCATCAAGTGGAACTTCACCAAGTTCCTGATCGGCAAGGACGGCCAGATGGTCAAGCGTTTCGCGCCGACGACCAAGCCGCAGGACTTGAGCGGCGAGATCGAAGCTCTGCTCAAATGA
- a CDS encoding pyridoxal phosphate-dependent aminotransferase, with protein MQFSKSNKLANVCYDIRGPVLKHAKRLEEEGQRILKLNIGNPAPFGFEAPDEILQDVIRNLPTAQGYSDSKGLFSARKAVMQYYQQKQVEGVGIEDIYLGNGVSELIVMSLQALLNNGDEVLVPAPDYPLWTAAVSLAGGNAVHYLCDEGADWFPDLADIKAKITPNTKAMVIINPNNPTGAVYSKEVLLGMLEIARAHNLVVFSDEIYDKILYDDAVHVCTASLAPDLLCLTFNGLSKSYRVAGFRSGWIAISGPKHNAQSYIEGIDMLANMRLCANVPSQHAIQTALGGYQSINDLVLPQGRLLEQRNRTWELLNDIPGVSCVKPMGALYAFPKIDPKVCPIHNDEKFVLDLLLSEKLLVVQGTAFNWPWPDHFRVVTLPRVDDLEMAIGRIGNFLKSYRQ; from the coding sequence ATGCAGTTCAGCAAATCGAACAAGCTCGCCAACGTCTGCTACGACATTCGCGGCCCGGTGCTCAAGCACGCCAAACGACTGGAAGAGGAAGGCCAGCGCATCCTCAAGCTGAACATCGGCAACCCGGCGCCGTTTGGTTTCGAAGCGCCGGACGAAATCCTTCAGGACGTGATCCGCAACCTCCCCACCGCGCAAGGCTACAGCGATTCCAAAGGCCTGTTCAGCGCGCGCAAGGCGGTGATGCAGTACTACCAGCAAAAGCAGGTTGAAGGCGTCGGCATCGAAGACATCTACCTGGGCAACGGTGTGTCCGAGCTGATCGTGATGTCGCTGCAGGCGCTGCTCAACAACGGCGACGAAGTGCTGGTGCCAGCCCCGGACTATCCGCTATGGACCGCCGCCGTCAGCCTCGCCGGCGGTAACGCTGTGCATTATCTGTGCGACGAAGGCGCCGACTGGTTCCCGGATCTGGCTGACATCAAGGCCAAGATCACCCCGAACACCAAGGCCATGGTGATCATCAACCCGAACAACCCGACCGGTGCGGTGTACTCGAAGGAAGTGCTGCTGGGCATGCTGGAAATCGCCCGTGCGCACAACCTGGTGGTGTTCTCCGATGAGATCTACGACAAGATTCTGTATGACGATGCCGTGCACGTCTGCACCGCGTCGCTGGCACCTGACCTGCTCTGCCTGACCTTCAACGGCTTGTCGAAATCCTACCGTGTGGCCGGTTTCCGCTCCGGCTGGATCGCCATCTCCGGGCCGAAACACAACGCGCAGAGCTACATCGAAGGCATCGACATGCTGGCCAACATGCGTCTGTGCGCCAACGTGCCGAGCCAGCACGCGATCCAGACCGCGCTGGGCGGTTATCAGAGCATCAACGACCTGGTGCTGCCGCAAGGTCGCCTGCTGGAACAGCGCAACCGCACCTGGGAATTGCTCAACGACATTCCCGGGGTCAGCTGCGTCAAGCCAATGGGCGCGCTGTACGCCTTCCCGAAGATCGACCCGAAGGTCTGCCCGATCCACAACGACGAAAAGTTCGTCCTCGACCTGCTGCTTTCCGAGAAGCTGCTGGTGGTGCAGGGCACGGCATTCAACTGGCCGTGGCCGGATCACTTCCGTGTGGTCACCCTGCCCCGCGTCGATGACCTGGAAATGGCCATCGGCCGTATCGGTAACTTCCTCAAGTCCTACCGCCAGTAA
- a CDS encoding LysR family transcriptional regulator — translation MSAYPSIDTDVLRTFVAIADQGGFTRAGEMVNRTQSAVSMQMKRLEEDVLQRQLFERDGRQVRLTAEGQVLLGYARRILKLHSEVFNTLREPHMVGTVRIGTPDDYVMRFLPGILSRFAQFYPLIQIEVHCESSKQLLQRTDLDLSIVTREPGNEIGQLLRKERFVWAEAQNFSAHEQTPLPLAMFNSDCFCRLWACNALDAMGRDYRIAYNSSSLSALMAVVSAGLAITAQLESLITPDMRILGAAEDLPLLPEASIMLIRNLNNPSPITECLAEHIVEGFKL, via the coding sequence TTGTCCGCCTACCCCAGTATCGATACCGATGTCCTGCGCACCTTCGTCGCGATTGCCGATCAGGGCGGTTTCACCCGTGCTGGCGAGATGGTCAACCGCACCCAGTCGGCGGTGAGCATGCAGATGAAACGCCTGGAAGAGGATGTGTTGCAGCGCCAACTGTTCGAGCGCGATGGCCGTCAGGTGCGCCTGACGGCCGAAGGCCAAGTGCTGCTCGGTTATGCGCGGCGCATCCTCAAACTGCACAGTGAAGTGTTCAACACCCTGCGCGAGCCGCACATGGTCGGCACCGTGCGCATCGGTACGCCGGATGATTATGTGATGCGATTTCTGCCGGGGATTCTGTCGCGGTTCGCGCAGTTCTATCCGCTGATCCAGATCGAGGTGCATTGCGAGTCGAGCAAACAGTTGCTGCAACGCACCGACCTGGATTTGTCGATCGTCACCCGTGAGCCGGGCAACGAGATTGGCCAGTTGCTGCGCAAGGAGCGCTTTGTCTGGGCCGAGGCGCAGAACTTCAGCGCCCACGAACAGACGCCGCTGCCCCTGGCGATGTTCAACAGTGATTGTTTCTGCCGTTTGTGGGCGTGCAATGCGCTGGACGCGATGGGCCGCGATTACCGCATCGCCTACAACAGCAGCAGCCTGTCGGCGCTGATGGCCGTGGTCAGCGCAGGGCTAGCGATCACCGCGCAACTGGAAAGCCTGATCACCCCGGACATGCGCATCCTTGGCGCCGCCGAAGATCTGCCGCTGTTGCCCGAGGCGAGCATCATGCTGATCCGCAATCTGAACAATCCGTCGCCGATCACCGAGTGCCTGGCCGAGCACATCGTCGAGGGCTTCAAACTTTAA
- a CDS encoding MarR family transcriptional regulator: MTSERDNCDDLLLDNQACFALHSTSLMMTKVYKPLLQALGLTYPQYLAMMVLWEKDGLTVGEISARLLTDPGSLTPLLKRLEAEGLLSRTRSREDERVVIVELTAAGRALRDKAQTVPQCILGASGFTLERLQKLQAELQALRGHLQDSLT, from the coding sequence ATGACTTCCGAACGCGACAACTGCGACGACCTGCTGCTCGACAATCAGGCATGCTTCGCCCTGCACTCGACCTCGCTGATGATGACCAAGGTCTACAAGCCGCTGTTGCAGGCGCTGGGCCTGACCTATCCGCAATATCTGGCGATGATGGTGTTGTGGGAGAAGGACGGTCTGACTGTCGGAGAAATCAGCGCACGCCTGCTGACCGATCCGGGATCGCTGACGCCATTGCTCAAGCGTCTGGAAGCCGAAGGCCTGCTCAGCCGCACCCGCAGTCGTGAAGATGAGCGAGTGGTGATTGTCGAACTGACCGCAGCAGGCCGCGCCTTGCGCGACAAGGCGCAGACCGTGCCGCAGTGCATTCTTGGCGCCAGTGGCTTCACCCTGGAACGTCTGCAGAAGTTGCAGGCCGAGCTGCAAGCGCTGCGCGGACATCTGCAAGACAGCCTGACCTGA
- the msrB gene encoding peptide-methionine (R)-S-oxide reductase MsrB: MEKLQKTLEEWKAMLDPEQYNVCRLSATERPFSGKYNDTKTDGVYHCVCCNEPLFDSKTKFDSGCGWPSFYAPIGESAMTEIRDTSHGMIRTEVKCARCDAHLGHVFPDGPPPTGLRYCINSVCLDLKPRE, from the coding sequence ATGGAAAAGTTGCAGAAAACCCTGGAAGAGTGGAAGGCCATGCTCGACCCCGAGCAGTACAACGTCTGCCGCCTGAGTGCCACCGAGCGCCCGTTCTCGGGCAAATACAACGACACCAAGACCGACGGTGTCTACCACTGCGTCTGCTGCAACGAGCCGCTGTTCGATTCCAAGACCAAATTCGACTCTGGCTGCGGCTGGCCGAGCTTCTATGCGCCGATTGGCGAAAGCGCGATGACCGAAATTCGTGACACCAGCCACGGCATGATCCGCACTGAAGTGAAGTGCGCGCGCTGTGATGCGCACTTGGGTCATGTGTTCCCGGATGGCCCGCCGCCGACCGGCCTGCGTTATTGCATCAACTCGGTGTGCCTGGATCTCAAGCCCCGCGAGTAA
- a CDS encoding 3-deoxy-7-phosphoheptulonate synthase class II — MSQPWSPDSWRALPIQQQPQYPDAAHLRQVEQTLASYPPLVFAGEARELRRQFAEVTQGRAFLLQGGDCAESFAEFSAAKIRDTFKVLLQMAIVMTFAAGCPVVKVGRMAGQFAKPRSANDETIGGVTLPAYRGDIVNGIGFDEKSRVPDPERLLQSYHQSTATLNLLRAFAQGGFADLHQVHKWNLDFIANSALAEKYSHLADRIDETLAFMRACGMDSSPQLRETSFFTAHEALLLNYEEAFVRRDSLTNDYYDCSAHMLWIGDRTRQLDGAHVEFLRGVNNPIGVKVGPSMNPDDLIRLIDVLNPDNDPGRLNLIARMGANKVGDHLPALIRAVQREGKQVLWSSDPMHGNTIKASSGYKTRDFAQILGEVKQFFQVHEAEGSYAGGIHIEMTGQNVTECIGGARPITEDGLSDRYHTHCDPRMNADQSLELAFLIAETLKQVRR; from the coding sequence ATGAGCCAACCGTGGAGCCCTGACAGCTGGCGCGCCCTGCCGATCCAGCAACAACCGCAATACCCCGACGCCGCGCACCTGCGCCAGGTCGAGCAGACCCTGGCCAGCTATCCGCCGCTGGTGTTCGCCGGCGAAGCGCGCGAATTGCGCCGCCAGTTTGCCGAAGTCACCCAGGGCCGCGCGTTCCTGTTGCAGGGCGGCGATTGCGCGGAAAGCTTCGCCGAATTCTCCGCCGCGAAGATCCGCGACACCTTTAAAGTGTTGCTGCAAATGGCAATCGTCATGACCTTCGCCGCTGGCTGCCCGGTGGTCAAGGTCGGGCGCATGGCCGGCCAGTTCGCCAAGCCGCGTTCGGCCAACGACGAAACCATCGGCGGCGTGACCCTGCCGGCCTACCGTGGCGACATCGTCAACGGCATCGGCTTCGACGAAAAGAGCCGCGTGCCGGATCCGGAACGTCTGCTGCAGTCCTACCATCAGTCCACGGCGACCCTGAACCTGTTGCGCGCTTTCGCTCAGGGCGGTTTTGCCGACCTGCATCAGGTGCACAAGTGGAACCTGGATTTCATCGCCAACTCGGCGCTGGCCGAGAAGTACAGCCACCTCGCCGACCGCATTGATGAAACCCTCGCGTTCATGCGCGCCTGCGGCATGGACAGCTCGCCGCAACTGCGCGAAACCAGCTTCTTCACCGCCCACGAAGCGTTGCTGCTGAACTACGAAGAAGCCTTCGTGCGCCGCGACAGCCTGACCAACGATTACTACGACTGCTCGGCGCACATGCTGTGGATCGGCGACCGCACCCGCCAGCTCGACGGCGCGCACGTCGAATTTCTGCGCGGGGTGAACAACCCGATCGGCGTCAAGGTCGGCCCGAGCATGAATCCCGATGATCTGATTCGCCTGATCGACGTGCTCAACCCGGACAACGATCCGGGCCGCTTGAACCTGATCGCGCGGATGGGCGCGAACAAGGTCGGCGATCATCTGCCGGCACTGATCCGCGCGGTCCAGCGCGAAGGCAAGCAGGTGCTGTGGAGCTCCGACCCGATGCACGGCAACACCATCAAGGCCAGCAGCGGCTACAAGACCCGTGACTTCGCGCAGATTCTTGGCGAGGTGAAGCAGTTCTTCCAGGTGCACGAAGCGGAAGGCAGTTATGCCGGCGGCATTCACATCGAGATGACCGGGCAGAACGTCACCGAGTGCATCGGCGGCGCCCGACCGATTACCGAGGATGGCTTGTCCGACCGTTATCACACCCACTGCGATCCGCGGATGAATGCTGATCAGTCGCTGGAATTGGCGTTTTTGATTGCCGAAACCCTGAAGCAAGTCCGGCGCTAG
- a CDS encoding LysR family transcriptional regulator — MNLNQLTDQLGLFLDVLESGSFSAASRRHPLTPSAVARRIDSLESAVGSQLFVRSTHAVLPTSAGLAFAERARRIIAELQLARAEAVSLSSAPEGLIRIDAPAAFGRRHLAPVIADFLLLYPGLDVQMHLIDSFSDMAGSSLGKVDLVLRTGQLADSRLVATPLASMVRVACASPDYLKQRGVPESPVQLSEHDGLDWEGLAPPFAWKFEVDGQMQLHRPSRVRLSANNAEALACGAAAGLGVAHLPTWLASDYLLRGELVPLFCENGLPPPESTGIYALRMEQQVHSRSRLLLEYLKTRFSPVPPWDLALQRQFARH, encoded by the coding sequence ATGAACCTCAATCAATTGACCGATCAGCTCGGTCTCTTTCTCGATGTGCTGGAGAGTGGCAGCTTTTCTGCCGCTTCGCGCCGTCATCCGCTGACACCTTCTGCCGTGGCGCGGCGCATCGACAGCCTGGAAAGTGCCGTCGGCAGCCAGCTGTTCGTGCGTAGCACCCATGCCGTGCTACCGACTTCGGCCGGACTGGCCTTTGCCGAACGAGCGCGACGGATCATCGCCGAGTTGCAACTGGCACGCGCCGAGGCGGTGTCGTTGAGTAGCGCACCGGAAGGGCTAATCCGCATCGATGCGCCAGCAGCCTTCGGGCGGCGGCATCTGGCACCGGTGATTGCCGACTTTCTCTTGCTGTACCCTGGACTGGATGTGCAGATGCACCTGATCGACAGCTTCAGCGACATGGCCGGCAGCAGCCTGGGCAAGGTCGATCTGGTGCTGCGTACCGGGCAGTTGGCCGATTCGCGCCTGGTTGCCACGCCACTGGCGAGTATGGTCCGCGTCGCCTGCGCCAGCCCTGACTACCTCAAGCAGCGCGGCGTGCCCGAGTCCCCAGTGCAATTGAGCGAACACGACGGGCTCGACTGGGAAGGCCTTGCTCCGCCCTTCGCCTGGAAATTCGAAGTCGACGGGCAAATGCAACTGCACCGGCCATCGCGGGTGCGCCTGAGCGCCAACAATGCCGAAGCCCTGGCGTGTGGCGCGGCGGCGGGTCTGGGCGTCGCACACCTGCCGACCTGGCTGGCCAGCGACTACTTGCTGCGTGGCGAACTGGTGCCGCTGTTTTGTGAAAATGGCCTGCCGCCGCCGGAGTCCACCGGCATCTACGCGCTGCGCATGGAACAGCAGGTCCATTCGCGCAGTCGTTTGTTGCTGGAATACCTCAAAACCCGCTTCAGCCCGGTGCCGCCGTGGGATCTTGCGCTGCAACGACAATTCGCCCGGCACTGA
- a CDS encoding DEAD/DEAH box helicase produces MTQETGGFAAFNLNPNILAAVAATGYEEPSAIQQQSIPIIMAGQDMIGQAQTGTGKTAAFALPILHRIDPAKREPQALILAPTRELALQVATAFETYAKQMPGVTVVAVYGGAPMGPQLKAIRNGAQIVVATPGRLCDHLRRDEKVLSTVNHLVLDEADEMLKLGFMDDLEVIFKALPATRQTVLFSATLPQSIRAIAERHLRDPQHVKIQTKTQTVTAIEQAHLLVHADQKTSAVLSLLEVEDFDALIMFVRTKQATLDLASALDAKGYKAAALNGDIAQNQRERVIDSLKDGRLDIVVATDVAARGLDVPRITHVFNVDMPYDPESYVHRIGRTGRAGREGRALLLVTPRERRMLQVIERVTGQKVAEVRLPDAQAVLDARIKKLTNSLSPLVGDAESTHGELLDRLTADIGCTPRALAAALLRKATNGQALNLAAIEKERPLVPNNAPRGDRPERSGDRPDRGDRERRAPMPLGEGRARCRTALGARDGIAAKNLLGAILNEGGLAREAIGRIQVRDSFSLVELPEEGLEKLLTKLKDTRVAGKQLKLRRYRED; encoded by the coding sequence ATGACCCAGGAAACCGGCGGATTCGCCGCTTTTAATCTCAACCCGAATATTCTTGCAGCCGTCGCAGCGACCGGCTACGAAGAGCCTTCGGCGATTCAGCAGCAATCGATCCCGATCATCATGGCCGGCCAGGACATGATTGGCCAGGCGCAAACCGGTACCGGTAAAACCGCCGCGTTCGCACTGCCTATTCTGCACCGCATCGATCCTGCCAAGCGCGAACCGCAAGCCCTGATCCTGGCGCCAACCCGAGAGTTGGCGCTGCAAGTAGCAACCGCTTTTGAAACCTACGCCAAGCAAATGCCAGGCGTCACCGTCGTGGCCGTTTACGGCGGCGCGCCGATGGGCCCGCAACTCAAGGCAATCCGTAATGGCGCACAGATCGTTGTCGCCACTCCGGGTCGTCTGTGCGACCACCTGCGTCGCGACGAGAAAGTCCTGTCGACCGTGAACCATCTGGTTCTCGACGAAGCCGACGAAATGTTGAAGCTGGGCTTCATGGATGACCTGGAAGTCATCTTCAAGGCTCTGCCAGCGACCCGCCAGACCGTTTTGTTCTCGGCGACCCTGCCGCAGTCGATCCGCGCCATTGCCGAACGCCACCTGCGCGATCCGCAACACGTGAAGATCCAGACCAAGACCCAGACCGTTACCGCGATCGAACAGGCTCACCTGTTGGTTCACGCTGACCAGAAAACCTCGGCCGTACTCAGCCTGCTGGAAGTCGAAGACTTCGACGCCCTGATCATGTTCGTGCGCACCAAGCAAGCGACCCTGGACCTGGCCAGCGCCCTCGACGCCAAAGGCTACAAAGCCGCCGCGTTGAACGGTGACATCGCCCAGAACCAGCGTGAGCGCGTGATCGACTCGCTCAAAGATGGCCGTCTGGACATCGTTGTCGCCACCGACGTTGCTGCCCGTGGTCTCGACGTTCCGCGTATCACTCACGTATTCAACGTTGACATGCCGTACGACCCAGAGTCCTACGTGCACCGTATCGGCCGTACCGGCCGTGCCGGTCGCGAAGGTCGTGCGCTGCTGCTGGTGACTCCGCGTGAGCGCCGCATGCTGCAAGTGATCGAGCGTGTAACCGGGCAGAAGGTTGCCGAAGTACGTCTGCCGGACGCTCAGGCTGTTCTCGATGCGCGCATCAAGAAACTGACCAACAGCCTGTCGCCGCTGGTGGGTGATGCCGAATCGACCCACGGCGAGCTGCTTGATCGCCTGACCGCTGACATCGGTTGCACCCCACGTGCACTGGCCGCTGCGCTGCTGCGCAAGGCTACCAACGGTCAAGCACTGAACCTGGCGGCGATCGAGAAGGAACGTCCACTGGTGCCGAACAACGCACCGCGTGGCGACCGTCCTGAACGTTCCGGTGATCGCCCTGATCGTGGTGACCGCGAGCGTCGCGCGCCAATGCCGTTGGGCGAAGGCCGTGCTCGTTGCCGTACCGCGCTGGGTGCGCGTGACGGTATCGCTGCGAAAAACCTGCTGGGCGCCATCCTCAACGAAGGCGGTCTGGCCCGTGAAGCGATCGGTCGCATCCAGGTGCGTGACAGCTTCAGCCTCGTCGAGCTGCCGGAAGAAGGTCTGGAAAAGCTCCTGACCAAACTGAAGGACACTCGCGTGGCCGGTAAGCAGCTCAAGCTGCGTCGCTACCGCGAAGATTGA
- a CDS encoding DUF1127 domain-containing protein, whose protein sequence is MKGQREYVNEEQLSGHGHIVSDLLHKFSRWYELHREREMLAGLSDEALKDIGISRADVEHETVRPFWDDPMHK, encoded by the coding sequence ATGAAAGGTCAAAGAGAGTATGTGAACGAAGAACAGCTGTCCGGCCATGGCCATATCGTGTCCGATCTGCTGCACAAATTCAGCCGTTGGTATGAGCTGCATCGTGAACGGGAAATGCTCGCCGGTCTGAGCGATGAGGCGCTGAAGGACATCGGCATCAGCCGCGCCGATGTCGAACACGAAACCGTGCGGCCGTTCTGGGACGACCCGATGCATAAATGA